CTGGCCCTAGTACGAGAGGACCGGGTCGGACGGACCTCTAGTGTACCGGTTATCGTGCCAACGGTATTGCCGGGTAGCTATGTCCGGATGAGATAAGCGCTGAAAGCATCTAAGCGCGAAACTCGCCCCAAGATAAGATATCCCCCAGCATAAGCTGGCTAAAGGACCCTCGGAGATGACGAGGTTGATAGGCCGGAGGTGTAAGCACAGCAATGTGTTCAGCCGACCGGTACTAATAGTCCGTGCGGCTTGATCGGACTTTCAGATGTCAGATGGTTCGCTAACCGTCGACCCGAATCAGTTGTTTTGAATCGGGCGTTGCGCCGAAGGTGGCGCGCGCCGGCAGGTACTTTCCGGTGGCTACGGCGGAGGGGAAACACCTCTTCCCATTCCGAACAGAGAAGTTAAGCCCTCCAGCGCCGATGGTACTGCACGGGAGACCGTGTGGGAGAGTAGGTCGCCGCCGGGAGTAAATCGAAGGCCCCTCGGGAAACCGAGGGGCCTTTTCTTTTGTCCGCGCGAGTACCGTGCGGATACATCGAAGTATCGACCCGGGAACCCATTGAAGTGAAGCAGTCGAGCAGCACGATCGGAAACGTCTATCTCGGCTTAGAGACTGCGCCGACCTCGCCCCCCCGGTCTTCATGGAGCTTGGGATGCGGATTCCTCTTGTTAACGGGGGTCAGTAGCGCGGGGGCAGCGGTGCCTGATCTTGTCGGCCGCTTAACAACCCAGCTTGTGGAGCTTTGCGACGCAGCGAAGCCGTTCAGTACCCCTTGCGGCCGAGGAGAGAAATAGAGCGAGATCCGACGCCCCCGTCTCACCAACATTGAGATCCATGAGTAAGTCAGGTGCCCCATCTCGATCTAGATCCCCTGCCCACATGACACTCGGATTTGGGCCACCTGGGTAGCACTCTATCTGCGCGATTTGCTGCGGCGGCTTCCCGGAGCTGCTCTTCATCTTGAGAGAGTAGCGAGTCCAGCCTCGTCCAAATCCCTTGCCCTTGTTGAATGGTCGGCTCGAGGCCTCCAGCCAGATTCGTTCGTCCCCGTAGTTACCAAGGGCTCGCGTCGTTCCTGGGCGCACCACCGTGTAGGCACCAGCGTCAGTGCGCAAGTGTCCCTCCCGCAGGCCTGGAATGCCGCGCACCAGAATCAGGGCTTTCCCTGGGGTATCGATCTCTACCTTGAGTTGCCTCACCGCATTGGTACGACTGGTCAGACCGGGAACTATCTTCGAGTCGACACTAATTCGTCCCACATGGAGAGCGTAATCTGCAGAATCGGAGGCCAGGGCGTACCAGGTTTCCCCCGACTTCGGATCAGCATCTGCCGCGTAGAAGTCTCCTACATTCAGAAGCTGGCCTCTGCGAGAGAGGTCCGGTGCCGCGACGCCTAGCCCGCCACAAAGAATGAACGACGCAAACAGGAGGGCTCGGCAGGTTTCGCGCACAGGTTACTTCTTCCGAAGCTCGAAGCTCAGCGCGCCCGACGGGCAGCGCTTGATCTGCTCGGCGATCGCCTCGGCGGAAGCGCCCTCGACGTTCACCCACGGGCGCTTCTCGACGTCGAATACCGCCCTCAATCCCATCACGCAGACTCCCGAGTGGATACAAATCCTCGGATCGAAGCGGACGATGATCTCGTCGGTCTTGTACTCCTGGATAGGCGTCTTCATTTAAGCAGTCCGAGCTGTTTCATGTAGGTCAAGTTGTCCCAGAACAGGTATTCCTCGTCCATCACACCGTCCTTCCAGTGCCCGACGGTGCACATCGCGATCGTGAATCGCTTGCCGGACGGGGGAAGCGACTTTCCGTTGCCGATCGGCATGGGCTTCGTGAAGGTCCCTTCCATGATGCCGGTCACGCTCGTCCAGTCGCCGGAGCCGAATTTCACCGGATGGACCTGGATCCGGGTGTCGGGCGCGTGGATGAAAATCCCCTTCAGATCCTCGATGTGCGCCTCGAGGCCCTTGGTTTGGCGTCCGTCAGGCCAGTGCACGATGATGTCCTTGGAGTGGCTTTCAGGCAACCGGTCCCATTTCTGGTGCGTAAAGACATCGAAATCCAGCTCGTCGAACGTGGCAAGGTGGGCCTGGACGGCCCGCTCATCGGCTTCGTATTTCGCCAGTTTTGGATCGGCGGTAGGCCCGCACGATGCGGATACGAGGATTGCCGCGAGGGCTAGAGCCGCGGCGAATTGAGCTGCGACGACCCGGAATGACATAGGCGATCTCCTTCGCTGAATCGGCGGCCAAGGGCGTAGGGCATCCGCGCCGCGCCGAAGAACACGCGCCCCGCCCGAGCCAAAGTCTACACCGGACCTTTGCCCACCACCCTCGCGAATACGGCGAGATAGTCTCGTACTTCCCGTGTGTGAAGAAAATTGTCGCGCACGTGGATGCGGCCCTCCGCGCCCAGATCCCGGCGCAATTCCGGGTTGTCGAGCAGGCGCACCGTCTGGAACGCGGTTCCCTCGATGGAAC
Above is a window of Candidatus Eisenbacteria bacterium DNA encoding:
- a CDS encoding ester cyclase, with the translated sequence MSFRVVAAQFAAALALAAILVSASCGPTADPKLAKYEADERAVQAHLATFDELDFDVFTHQKWDRLPESHSKDIIVHWPDGRQTKGLEAHIEDLKGIFIHAPDTRIQVHPVKFGSGDWTSVTGIMEGTFTKPMPIGNGKSLPPSGKRFTIAMCTVGHWKDGVMDEEYLFWDNLTYMKQLGLLK
- a CDS encoding (4Fe-4S)-binding protein encodes the protein MKTPIQEYKTDEIIVRFDPRICIHSGVCVMGLRAVFDVEKRPWVNVEGASAEAIAEQIKRCPSGALSFELRKK